A part of Rhinoderma darwinii isolate aRhiDar2 chromosome 1, aRhiDar2.hap1, whole genome shotgun sequence genomic DNA contains:
- the LOC142699044 gene encoding uncharacterized protein LOC142699044: MISQDYRGILERNVLPIVRKLGLSRRSRVLQHNNDPRMAKSKVYHRDHQIRDQSEWSLVVAVADAATGSLGTASYLRIFYFNNVKLFDERRKENPSTNSEGNFMLSINYKVEDEDIMQHSSGENLITINVHPGLHSKDLSYNSTNHEEPSPDQSQIVNTSTVQKSGKRFQCGKQFTNCSGRFTNRRILTGEKPYSCSEYRKCFIDKSCLVRHPINHTGEKAYSCSECGKCFTQKSHLVTHERIHTGEKPYSCSDCGKCFTQKSHLVTHERSHTGEKPYLCSECGKCFAQKLHLVRHKRIHTGEKPYSCSECGKWFIDKSRLVRHERIHTEEKSYSCSECGKWFIDKSRLVRHERIHTEKMFSCSECGKCFTDKSNLVRHERSHKGEKPYSCAECGKCFTDKSHLVIHERSHTGEKPYSCSECGKCFTDKSRLVRHQRSHTGEKPYSCSECGKCFTTKEKLRAHQRSHTGEKLF; encoded by the exons ATGATATCTCAAGACTATCGAGGCATCCTGGAGCGAAATGTGTTGCCCATTGTCAGAAAGCTTGGTCTCAGTCGCAGGTCAAGGGTCCTCCAACACAATAATGACCCAAGAATGGCTAAGAGCAAA gtttatcacagagatcaccagaTCAGGGACCAATCAGAATGGTCTCTAGTGGTTGCTgtggcagatgctgccacaggcagCTTGGGCACAGCTTCATATCTTCGCATCTTTTATTTTAACAATGTG AAGTTATTTGATGAGCGGAGAAAGG aaaatcccagtacaaattctgagggaaacttcatgtTATCGAtcaattataaagtagaagatgaagatatcatgcagcactcttcaggagaaaacctgaTTACCattaatgtacatccaggacttcacagtaaaGACCTATCATATAATTCCACTAATCACGAGgaaccttctcctgaccaatcacagattgttaaCACAAGTACAGTTCAGAAAAGtggtaaaaggtttcaatgtggtaaacagttcacaaactgctcaGGTCGTTTTACAAATAGAAGAATtctcacaggagagaagccgtattcatgttcagaatataGGAAATGTTTTATCGATAAATCATGTCTTGTTAGACATCCGATaaatcacacaggagagaaggcttattcatgttcagaatgtgggaaatgttttacacaaaaatcacatcttgttacacatgagagaattcacacaggtgagaagccatattcatgttcagattgtgggaaatgttttacacaaaaatcacatcttgttacacatgagagaagtcacacaggagagaagccatatttatgttcagaatgtgggaaatgttttgcacaaaaattacatcttgttagacataagagaattcacacaggggagaagccatattcatgttcagaatgtggaaaatggttTATAGATAAATCgcgtcttgttagacatgagagaattcacacagaggAGAagtcatattcatgttcagaatgtggaaaatggttTATAGATAAATCgcgtcttgttagacatgagagaattcacacagagaAGAtgttttcatgttcagaatgtgggaaatgttttacagataaatcaaatcttgttagacatgagagaagtcacaaaggggagaagccgtattcatgtgcagaatgtgggaaatgttttacagataaatcacatcttgttatacatgagagaagtcacaccggagagaagccatattcatgttcagaatgtgggaaatgttttacggataaatcacgtcttgttagacatcagagaagtcacacaggggagaagccata
- the LOC142699127 gene encoding oocyte zinc finger protein XlCOF29-like — protein sequence MDKDRNEMSRRILDFTLEIIYLLGGEEYTVVKKTSGDCTTPIIHESGGWSSSQSPITEPPPHSRIHEKKILELIYKMTELLTGEVGMLGNSTVTALEVSG from the exons atggacaaggacaggaatgagatgagcagaagaatattagacttcaccttggagatcatctacctgttgggcGGAGAG gagtacacagtagtgaagaagacatcgggtgactgtacgactcccatcatccatgagtcaggaggatggagcagtagtcagagccccatcacagagcctccccctcactcccggatacatgagaagaagatcttagaactgatctacaagatgactgagctgctgactggagaggtgggaatgctgggaaattctacagtaacagcactggaggtgtctgggtga